In Mustela erminea isolate mMusErm1 chromosome 8, mMusErm1.Pri, whole genome shotgun sequence, a genomic segment contains:
- the LOC116597721 gene encoding L-lactate dehydrogenase B chain-like — MATLKEKLIAPVAEEDAAVPNNKITVVGVGQVGMACAISILGKSLADELALVDVLEDKLKGEMMDLQHGSLFLQTPKIVADKDYSVTTNSKIVVVTAGVRQQEGESRLNLVQRNVNVFKFIIPQIVKYSPDCIIIVVSNPVDILTYVTWKLSGLPKHRVIRSGCNLDSARFRYLMAEKLGIHPSSCHGWILGEHGDSSVAVWSGVNVAGISLQELNPDMGTDNDSENWKEVHKMVVESAYEVIKLKGYTNWAIGLSVADLIESMLKNLSRIHPVSTMVKGMYGIENEVFLSLPCILNARGLTSVINQKLKDDEVAQLKKSADTLWDIQKDLKDL, encoded by the coding sequence GAAGAAGATGCAGCCGTCCCAAACAATAAGATTACTGTAGTGGGTGTTGGACAAGTTGGTATGGCCTGTGCCATCAGCATTCTGGGAAAGTCCCTGGCTGATGAACTTGCCCTTGTGGATGTTTTGGAAGATAAACTCAAAGGAGAAATGATGGATCTGCAGCATGGGAGCTTATTTCTTCAGACACCTAAAATAGTGGCAGATAAAGATTACTCTGTGACTACCAATTCTAAGATTGTGGTGGTGACTGCGGGAGTCCgccagcaggagggagagagccgGCTCAATCTGGTGCAGAGGAATGTTAATGTCTTCAAATTCATTATTCCGCAGATAGTCAAGTACAGTCCTGATTGTATCATAATTGTGGTTTCCAACCCAGTGGATATTCTCACATACGTTACCTGGAAACTAAGTGGACTACCCAAGCACCGTGTGATCAGAAGTGGGTGTAATCTGGATTCTGCAAGATTTCGCTATCTTATGGCTGAAAAACTTGGCATTCATCCCAGCAGCTGCCATGGATGGATTTTGGGAGAACATGGTGATTCAAGTGTGGCTGTGTGGAGTGGAGTGAATGTGGCAGGCATTTCTCTTCAGGAACTGAATCCAGATATGGGAACAGACAACGACAGTGAAAATTGGAAGGAAGTGCATAAAATGGTGGTGGAAAGTGCCTATGAAGTCATCAAGCTAAAAGGATATACCAACTGGGCTATTGGATTAAGTGTGGCTGATCTCATTGAATCCATGTTGAAAAATCTATCCAGGATTCATCCAGTGTCAACAATGGTGAAGGGGATGTATGGCATTGAGAACGAAGTCTTCCTGAGCCTTCCTTGTATCCTGAACGCTCGGGGCTTAACCAGTGTGATCAACCAGAAGCTGAAAGATGATGAAGTTGCTCAGCTCAAGAAAAGTGCAGATACCTTGTGGGACATCCAGAAGGACCTAAAAGATCTGTGA